TGCTTGGGTTGAGCACGTAAAAGGTTGGTTTGTAAGGTAGTAATTCAGAAGAGGAAGCAAGATACAAATGCAGATGCCAACCGTAATGTGAAGTTGCTTCCATGCCGAATTTAACGTAGGACAGATTATACTGGCTGAGGCAGTCAATGACTCTTTTGATTAATTCATTAGCACCTTCTTGATCGTTAGGCAAGGAAAAGGGTTTTTTAATCAAGTGATTTCCGGCATCATCGATGAAGAAGATAGAATTTGACTGACTACTGATATCAATGCCCACGATTAAAGTATTTGGCAATTTAAAGGCCTCCTTTCTAAAGTGTGTGGTGTTAGAAAAAAGTTTTGCCCTTTATCCCTGGGGATTACATGTAATGCAGCCTCGCCGATATTAGAGCTACGGAGCAGTTTACAGGGTGCACACATCTGACATGCTCAAATCAGATGTGGTAAACTGACCGTGCACAGCAAACGAGTAAACATTACTCATGTAATCCTTTGGGGTTCAGTCTTTCTCAAGCTGTGGCGTGCAGATATCAAAGCACGTCCAGCAGGAGGTGGTCAAAAAATATCCAAATAAACTAAATCAGGCTTAAACTTTTTCTGATATTAGTTTACCAGAGATAAAGGGCAAATTTAAACTGTAGCAGTCAATTTTAATATTCAATTTTTTAAGAAGTGAATGTGTTAAGAAAAGCTTTGTTATCAAGGTCAGTTTCCAGTAATCAATTGGTACTAATAATTTAATGTACCAATTGAGATATGAAGTTTTAAGTGATTTGATAATCATATTATACGAAAGGGTGTAGAAAATGCAGGATTTCTATTTTACAGATGATTTTTTTGTAAAATCATTAAACATTTTAGAGAGAGTAAAATTATTTAAAGAAATTGGAGTTAAAAATTTTGAAATAGGAAATTTTGAAAATTGGCTTTTTAAAAGAGGGACCTTAACAATAGAAGATTTTTTTCATATGATTGATGTATATGGAATCAGTTTAGAAGATTTTAATTTAGCATTTGCTGTTCTTTCTGAAAAGCAAAAGAAAGTTGTTAGAGAAAAGGTGGAAAAAGCAAAATGGTTTTTGTGTTTGAAAGAAGTATTGGATAGTCTTAATAGTTTAAAAAATACGGATTATGGTTATCTAACAATTTCAAAACTCTTTTCAAGATGGTTTTGCGAAAAATTTTTAAGTGTAAACATTAATCTTGAAAATATTATCATAAATGAAGAGGTTATGAACAAAGTTGCTTATAGTTTAGATAATTTCTTGCTGAATATATATATATAAAGACATTAATTTATGAGTATTACTTATGGCGTGAGAATAATAGTGAAAATATAAAAAATAAAAAAAATGTATTTCAGTTATTCATTCATTATTTACTCAATAATAAAGGAATATACAAGTTTATGAACGATTACCCTGTAATAGGTCGAACTATGGCACAAAAAACACTTAACTGGTTGGTATATTTCAGCAAAGTTATACATGATTTAGATAAACATTTTACAGAAATTAGTAAACGATTTGAAATAAAAAGCAATAGAATAACTAGTATAGAGATATTGGGAGATTTTCATCAAGAAAGCAGTGCGGTTTTGATAGTTATATTCGAAAAATCCAAACCGATATTATACAAGCCTCGAAATTCGTCTCTACAAAAAACAGTAGTTGAGTTTATTAAGTGGTGTGAAACGAAAGAAAAAAAATTGTTGGATTTAATATTTCCTTCCCTATATGATGGCGAAACTTTCACAATAGAAGAATACATACCTTATGTTGAATGTAACAATGAAGAAGAGTTAGAGAGATATTATCGAAGATTTGGACAATTATGTGGATTTGTTTATTTACTTAAAGGTAGTGATATACATTTTGAAAATTTAATAGCCCATGCTGAGTATCCTGTAATAGTTGATATGGAAACAATTGTGGCTCAGGAAAATAGTCAAAAAGAGTTATTTAGAGATGCGCGGTACTTTGCATTAAAAGAAATAAATGAATCAATCTTATCTTCGGGTTTAATTCCGTGTATGAGTTTTGTTGATTTCAAAACAGGAAAAGGAGTGGACGTTAGTGCATTTAGTGGAGGAGGCCAAAAATTACCATATAAAACATTAGTACTTAATGAAAAAGACATTGATAACATCAAATTTGATTATTCAGAAATAGAAATTTCAGAAGCACAGAATATTCCAAAACTGAGAGGTGAAAAAGTAGATTTTAGGAAATATGTACCGGAAGTTTTAAAAGGATTTATGACAGTATTAGAATTTGCAAGAATACACAAAGGTGAAATTATATATAAAATAGAAGAGAGTTTCAAAGGCAATATAAGGAGTAGAACATTATTGAAAAATACAGATAATTATTATAAGATGTTAAGTTTCTATTCGCATCCTAGTTATACTCAAGATTTTTTAGATTTAGAAAGATTGTTTGCTAATTTATGGGTTGCAAATTACAAAAACAAAATTGTAATTAGAAGTGAGATAGAAGATTTGATGAATTTTGATATTCCTGTTTTTTATCGAAAATTAAATGATAATGTATTAGAAGACAGTCATAATAGAAAGGTAGAGGGATTTTTTATTAATTCAGGATTTAACTTAATAAAGGAAAGGATAAAAAGTATAGACGATGAGACAGTAAGCAAACAAATATCAATTTTGCAAGCGTCATTGAATTATTTTGATGAAAAAATTGAGAAAATTAAGGGGAATAACCTATGTGAAAATGCGGGTGTTATTATAGAAGAGAACATAACTTTACAGAAAGAAATTCTCACAGAAGAAATAATGGAAATAGGAAACATTTTAGTAGAAAATGCCATTTGGGGAGCAAAAGAAAAATCAGTCATATGGAATGGTTTAATTTTTGACAGAATCAACAACACTAATGTTATATTACCTTTAGAAAGCAGTTTATTTTATGGGTTAAGTGGTATTATGCTGTTTCTTAGTTATGCTTTTTTACTTGTTCCAGATGAGAATTATATGAAGATTACAAAGACATTGTTTTATCAACTCTTTAAAGATGTAAAAAAAAGAATATATATAGTAAATCAGGAAGAAGAAATTAAGAGCATAGAAAATGTAGCTTCAATTTTATTATCTTTATTAGAGGTTTCAAATATTTATAAAGGCATATTTAGCAATATTAAAGAAGAATTACTACACTTAGTAGAATTGTTTTTTAAGAAGTTGTTAAAAAATGAAAAAACAATCCAAAGCAGTTTTATACTGAATTTTTTAAAATACTGTATAAATAAGTATAATATTGAACCTTTAATGAAATGTAAAGATATATACAGCACATTTGTATACGACAAATCCACATTGTCTACAATGGTCAAACAAGAGAAATACTCTAATAAGAAATACATACATTATGTTAACTTCTTATTAGACGCTGCAAATATATGCCAAAATAAATTTGCTTTTAATTATATTGTGAATAACTTTATAGAGTTTTTGGAACAGGTAGATAAACTTGTTATTTCTCAAAACTTTTTCGAATTATTATTAGTAATTTTGAAGATTTGCTCGAACGAGTTCAATAAGGAATATTTTAAGGTGTATGTGAAAAGATTAATATATGAGTACATTAAACCCTTCAAAGAAACAGATGAGCTTTTGAAAGGAAATAGTGGAGATATTGAACTTTTATTAAAATATTCTGAGATTTTTGATGTAGATTCAATTATGGAAATTATCAAAGAAAAAGTTAAATATATAGTTTTTAGAAAAAAACGAAAGGGGAAATTTAGTCTAAGATCAACTCCACAATATTTGCCATTAGGTTTGTTAGATGGAATTAGTGGAATTGGTTACACATTTATTCGACTTTGTTATAAAGATGCTCTTCCAATTATGGAGTTTGTATTTCCCATATCTTTTACTGAGGAGGAAGAAGTATGAAAGTGTTTATTTTTAATGGTAGTCCAAACGGAAATGATTCATTTTCTCTTTATGTTGCTGAGAAACTACTCACAAATATGGAAGCAATTTTAAACATGAAGTTTGAAATTAATGTGTTTGATACTAACAGATTTAGAATTAATCTATGTAAAGGATGTCTTACTTGTTTTAAACAAGGGAAATGCATATTAGATGAGAAAGACGACATGTTATTAATTAAAAATGCAATGGAAATATCTGATATTATTGTTATAGCAACTCCTGTGTATGCCGCAAATGTATCTGCTCAAACAAAAGTTTTTATTGATCGTATATCATATTGGTTACAT
The Caldicellulosiruptor morganii DNA segment above includes these coding regions:
- a CDS encoding type 2 lanthipeptide synthetase LanM family protein yields the protein MKNKKNVFQLFIHYLLNNKGIYKFMNDYPVIGRTMAQKTLNWLVYFSKVIHDLDKHFTEISKRFEIKSNRITSIEILGDFHQESSAVLIVIFEKSKPILYKPRNSSLQKTVVEFIKWCETKEKKLLDLIFPSLYDGETFTIEEYIPYVECNNEEELERYYRRFGQLCGFVYLLKGSDIHFENLIAHAEYPVIVDMETIVAQENSQKELFRDARYFALKEINESILSSGLIPCMSFVDFKTGKGVDVSAFSGGGQKLPYKTLVLNEKDIDNIKFDYSEIEISEAQNIPKLRGEKVDFRKYVPEVLKGFMTVLEFARIHKGEIIYKIEESFKGNIRSRTLLKNTDNYYKMLSFYSHPSYTQDFLDLERLFANLWVANYKNKIVIRSEIEDLMNFDIPVFYRKLNDNVLEDSHNRKVEGFFINSGFNLIKERIKSIDDETVSKQISILQASLNYFDEKIEKIKGNNLCENAGVIIEENITLQKEILTEEIMEIGNILVENAIWGAKEKSVIWNGLIFDRINNTNVILPLESSLFYGLSGIMLFLSYAFLLVPDENYMKITKTLFYQLFKDVKKRIYIVNQEEEIKSIENVASILLSLLEVSNIYKGIFSNIKEELLHLVELFFKKLLKNEKTIQSSFILNFLKYCINKYNIEPLMKCKDIYSTFVYDKSTLSTMVKQEKYSNKKYIHYVNFLLDAANICQNKFAFNYIVNNFIEFLEQVDKLVISQNFFELLLVILKICSNEFNKEYFKVYVKRLIYEYIKPFKETDELLKGNSGDIELLLKYSEIFDVDSIMEIIKEKVKYIVFRKKRKGKFSLRSTPQYLPLGLLDGISGIGYTFIRLCYKDALPIMEFVFPISFTEEEEV